A genomic stretch from Arachis stenosperma cultivar V10309 chromosome 3, arast.V10309.gnm1.PFL2, whole genome shotgun sequence includes:
- the LOC130968052 gene encoding U-box domain-containing protein 6-like, protein MMDVAELEENLFAASDAKLHGEMCRTLSAIYCKILTIFPSLEAAKPRSKSGIQALCSLHVALEKSKNVLQHCSECSKLYLAITGDAVLQKFEKAKSALVDSLKLVEDIVPQSIGCQVEKIVDELASTVFAIDPLEKQVGDDLIALLQQGRKLDNSNDSSELECFHQAATRLGITSSRAALTERRALKKLIERAQAEEDKRKESIIAYLLHLMRKYSKLFRSEFSDDNDSQGSQPCSPTVNGYVEDGVQTQAFDRVFSKLSSINLKPNNRKSGQMPLPPEELRCPISLQLMSDPVIIASGQTYERACIEKWFSDGHNTCPKTQQKLPHLLLTPNYNVKNLVASWCAQNGIPIPEGPPESLDFNYWRLALSDTDSTNSKYVNSVNSCKLKGAKVVPVEESGMSEQTGVAGAESVSTQEDDNEQYLSFLKVLTEGNDLQGKCKVVQRLRMLLRDDEDARTFMGANGFVEALMQFLQSALREGNAMDQENGAMALFNLAVNNDRNKEMMISAGVLSLLDEMIYKPTCYGCATALYLNLSCLEEVKPMIGSGQAVPFLVKILKSSSDVQCKLDSLHTLYNLSTVPTNIPYLLSSGIIVGLQSQLVGQGDSVWTEKCIAVLINLAVSQLGREEIVSSPGIISTLALILDTGELLEQEQAVACLLILCNRSKKCCEMVLQEGVIPALVSISVNGTSRGREKSQKLLMLFREQRQEEHSPSKPQGRPETSNSSMPKPEMKPLCKSTSRRKVGKALSFLWKSKSYSVYQC, encoded by the exons ATGATGGATGTTGCTGAGCTTGAAGAAAATCTTTTTGCAGCAAGTGATGCCAAG TTACATGGAGAAATGTGCAGGACTCTTTCTGCAATATATTGTAAAATATTGACAATATTTCCTTCTCTAGAAGCAGCTAAGCCTAGGAGCAAATCTGGAATACAGGCATTATGTTCACTGCATGTAGCTTTAGAGAAGTCGAAGAATGTTCTTCAGCACTGCTCAGAGTGTAGTAAACTTTACCTG GCGATAACTGGCGACGCCGTacttcaaaaatttgaaaaggcTAAGTCTGCACTTGTTGACAGTCTTAAACTGGTGGAAGATATTGTTCCTCAATCTATTGGGTGTCAG GTTGAGAAAATTGTGGATGAACTTGCAAGTACGGTTTTTGCAATTGACCCCTTAGAAAAACAAGTTGGCGACGATTTAATTGCATTGCTTCAGCAGGGAAGGAAGCTTGACAACTCTAATGACAGTAGTGAACTTGAATGTTTTCATCAGGCTGCTACTAGACTTGGAATTACATCTTCAAGAGCAGCTCTTACTGAACGAAGAGCTCTCAAAAAACTCATTGAAAGAGCTCAGGCTGAGGAAGACAAGCGGAAGGAATCAATTATTGCATATCTTTTACACCTCATGAGGAAATATTCTAAGTTGTTTAGAAGTGAATTCTCAGATGATAATGATTCTCAGGGCTCCCAACCCTGTTCACCTACTGTTAATGGATATGTTGAGGATGGTGTTCAGACTCAAGCGTTTGATAGAGTATTTTCAAAACTTAGTTCCATTAACTTAAAGCCGAATAATAGAAAATCAGGCCAGATGCCCCTTCCCCCTGAAGAGTTGAGGTGTCCGATATCTCTGCAACTCATGAGTGATCCTGTTATAATTGCTTCAGGTCAAACATACGAAAGGGCTTGTATAGAAAAATGGTTCAGTGATGGGCATAACACCTGCCCAAAGACTCAACAGAAACTTCCACATCTTTTATTGACTCCTAATTACAATGTCAAGAATCTTGTGGCTAGTTGGTGTGCACAGAATGGAATTCCTATTCCTGAAGGCCCTCCCGAATCTCTTGATTTTAACTATTGGAGATTGGCTTTATCAGATACCGATTCCACAAATTCAAAATATGTTAACAGTGTAAATTCTTGCAAGTTGAAAGGTGCGAAAGTGGTTCCAGTAGAAGAGAGCGGCATGTCAGAGCAAACTGGGGTAGCTGGAGCTGAAAGTGTGTCTACACAAGAGGACGATAATGAACAGTATCTTAGTTTTCTGAAAGTCTTAACAGAAGGGAACGACTTACAGGGGAAGTGTAAGGTTGTACAAAGGTTAAGGATGTTGCTAAGGGATGATGAGGACGCCAGGACATTTATGGGTGCTAATGGATTTGTTGAAGCACTTATGCAGTTTCTCCAATCAGCTTTGCGTGAAGGAAATGCAATGGATCAAGAAAATGGAGCTATGGCCCTGTTCAACCTTGCTGTGAACAATGACAG AAACAAGGAAATGATGATATCAGCCGGAGTCTTATCCTTGTTGGACGAAATGATCTATAAACCTACTTGCTATGGGTGTGCAACTGCCCTGTATCTAAATCTCTCTTGCCTTGAAGAAGTCAAGCCTATGATTGGTTCAGGTCAGGCTGTCCCATTCCTAGTCAAGATTCTTAAATCCAGCTCTGATGTTCAATGCAAGCTAGATTCGCTCCACACACTCTATAATCTTTCCACCGTACCCACCAACATTCCATACCTCCTTTCATCTGGAATCATTGTTGGCTTGCAATCCCAGCTTGTAGGCCAGGGTGATAGTGTGTGGACCGAAAAATGCATAGCTGTATTGATAAATTTGGCGGTTTCTCAATTGGGTAGAGAGGAAATTGTGTCATCTCCAGGAATCATAAGCACATTGGCGTTGATACTCGACACTGGTGAGCTCCTAGAGCAAGAGCAAGCCGTCGCATGTCTCCTAATTTTGTGTAACCGGAGCAAGAAATGTTGCGAgatggtccttcaagaagggGTCATCCCTGCCTTGGTCTCAATATCGGTGAATGGGACGTCAAGAGGCAGAGAAAAATCTCAAAAGCTGTTGATGCTCTTCCGAGAGCAACGACAAGAAGAGCATTCCCCGTCCAAGCCACAAGGCCGACCAGAAACCAGCAATTCATCTATGCCTAAGCCTGAGATGAAACCACTATGCAAGTCTACATCTAGGAGAAAGGTGGGGAAGGCTTTAAGCTTTCTGTGGAAAAGCAAGAGCTATTCTGTTTACCAGTGTTAG